One Acidobacteriota bacterium genomic window, TGACCTTGATCTTTACCGCGGCGAGTTCGTGGTGATTTTGGGGCCTTCGGGCGGCGGGAAATCAACACTGCTGAACATCCTCGGCGGTCTGGACGTGCCGACCAGTGGCGAAGTTCATTTCCTCGACCACGACCTGACCGCCGCCGATGATCGCGGCCTGACGCGCTTTCGGCGTGAACACGTCGGTTTCGTCTTTCAGTTCTACAACCTGATTCCGAGTCTGACAGCGTTGGAGAACGTGCAGCTTGTGACGGAAGTGGCCGAGCGCCCGATGACTGCGGAAGAGGCGTTGCGACTGGTCGGGCTGGGAGACCGGCTCCATCACTTTCCGGCGCAGCTTTCAGGCGGCGAGCAGCAACGCGTGGCGATTGCCCGCGCGATCGCAAAACGCCCGGATGTTTTGTTGTGCGACGAACCAACCGGCGCACTCGATTACGCAACCGGCAAGCTGGTGCTGGAGGTGTTGGAACGCGTCAACCGCGAATTGGGCACAACCACGGCGGTCATCACGCACAACGCCGCCATTGCCGCGATGGCGGACCGCGTGATCCGCCTGGGCAGCGGACAGATCATCGAGACGCGCCGCAATGAAAAGAAGGTCGGCCCGGCTGAGTTGGAATGGTGACGAGATGCAGCAAACTTTGATTTCACAAAAAGGCCCTTCCGCTCTGCCGCAACCCGCCGCCGTTGCGGGGGTGAGCAGTGAACAGGCGCGGCAGCTTCTGGCCGAGCATGGATTCAATGAGCCTGTAGCCCGGCGCCACTCCGGCCTGATCCTTCAATTCCTTCACTTCTTCGCAAATCCATTGGTCATTATTTTGCTGATTG contains:
- a CDS encoding ABC transporter ATP-binding protein, which gives rise to MVTSAIVTRAESDEAKVATDFTAGQREAVFRVRGISKVYRMGEVEVHALRAVDLDLYRGEFVVILGPSGGGKSTLLNILGGLDVPTSGEVHFLDHDLTAADDRGLTRFRREHVGFVFQFYNLIPSLTALENVQLVTEVAERPMTAEEALRLVGLGDRLHHFPAQLSGGEQQRVAIARAIAKRPDVLLCDEPTGALDYATGKLVLEVLERVNRELGTTTAVITHNAAIAAMADRVIRLGSGQIIETRRNEKKVGPAELEW
- a CDS encoding magnesium-translocating P-type ATPase; translation: MQQTLISQKGPSALPQPAAVAGVSSEQARQLLAEHGFNEPVARRHSGLILQFLHFFANPLVIILLIAAGISAPSGDPINAAIIVIVVLLSVSLNFVQTSLSQHAAEQLRK